Proteins encoded by one window of Cinclus cinclus chromosome 14, bCinCin1.1, whole genome shotgun sequence:
- the C14H5orf15 gene encoding keratinocyte-associated transmembrane protein 2 isoform X1 — protein MAAGGGERRGLAGRALCLLLLCGWALAARGQDSPGPVKVDMLSRNISSTSENETLSRSQNLTDSLQSLTSARKEEFPTTAKINSVMAGQPLTPNGDSLSPVVPASPVSQVDVDASEDTKIEEEDLLTDLKDTLSDSPPIIKETMESDGDDYAYEMTPNSRYNADLLEISEDDNSDTISNYNEEIKTLDEKIKAVSVSGLDEEEEDSHFFFHLVVVAFLVAVVYVTYHNKRKIFLLVQSRRWRDGLCSRTVEYHRLDQNVNEAMPSLKITNDYVF, from the exons ATGGCGGCAGGCGGTGGCGAACGGCGGGGGCTGGCGGGCCGCGCCctgtgcttgctgctgctctgcgGCTGGGCCCTGGCGGCCCGCGGGCAGGATTCCCCCG GTCCTGTGAAAGTAGATATGCtttcaagaaatatttcttctacaAGTGAGAATGAAACACTGAGTAGATCCCAAAATTTGACAGACAGCTTGCAGAGCTTAACCTCAGCAAGAAAGGAGGAATTCCCAACAACAGCCAAAATCAATTCGGTGATGGCAGGACAGCCACTTACACCCAATGGTGACTCTTTGTCACCCGTTGTCCCTGCTAGTCCCGTGTCACAGGTGGATGTTGATGCTTCTGAAGATACTAAAATTGAGGAAGAAGATCTTCTAACAGATTTGAAAGACACACTAAGTGATTCCCCACCCATCATAAAAGAAACTATGGAGTCAGATGGAGATGACTATGCTTATGAAATGACACCGAATTCCAGATATAATGCAGACCTTCTAGAGATATCAGAAGATGACAACTCTGACACCATCAGTAATTACAATGAGGAGATCAAGACCCTTGATGAGAAGATAAAAGCTGTTTCTGTCTCGGGGTtggatgaagaagaagaagacagccactttttttttcatttggttgTAGTTGCCTTCTTAGTAGCTGTTGTTTATGTCACCTATCACAATAAGAGGAAG ATCTTCTTACTGGTGCAGAGCCGAAGGTGGAGGGATGGCCTGTGCTCCAGGACAGTGGAATATCATCGTTTAGATCAAAACGTTAACGAAGCGATGCCTTCCCTGAAAATAACCAATGATTACGTGTTTTGA
- the C14H5orf15 gene encoding keratinocyte-associated transmembrane protein 2 isoform X2, whose translation MLSRNISSTSENETLSRSQNLTDSLQSLTSARKEEFPTTAKINSVMAGQPLTPNGDSLSPVVPASPVSQVDVDASEDTKIEEEDLLTDLKDTLSDSPPIIKETMESDGDDYAYEMTPNSRYNADLLEISEDDNSDTISNYNEEIKTLDEKIKAVSVSGLDEEEEDSHFFFHLVVVAFLVAVVYVTYHNKRKIFLLVQSRRWRDGLCSRTVEYHRLDQNVNEAMPSLKITNDYVF comes from the exons ATGCtttcaagaaatatttcttctacaAGTGAGAATGAAACACTGAGTAGATCCCAAAATTTGACAGACAGCTTGCAGAGCTTAACCTCAGCAAGAAAGGAGGAATTCCCAACAACAGCCAAAATCAATTCGGTGATGGCAGGACAGCCACTTACACCCAATGGTGACTCTTTGTCACCCGTTGTCCCTGCTAGTCCCGTGTCACAGGTGGATGTTGATGCTTCTGAAGATACTAAAATTGAGGAAGAAGATCTTCTAACAGATTTGAAAGACACACTAAGTGATTCCCCACCCATCATAAAAGAAACTATGGAGTCAGATGGAGATGACTATGCTTATGAAATGACACCGAATTCCAGATATAATGCAGACCTTCTAGAGATATCAGAAGATGACAACTCTGACACCATCAGTAATTACAATGAGGAGATCAAGACCCTTGATGAGAAGATAAAAGCTGTTTCTGTCTCGGGGTtggatgaagaagaagaagacagccactttttttttcatttggttgTAGTTGCCTTCTTAGTAGCTGTTGTTTATGTCACCTATCACAATAAGAGGAAG ATCTTCTTACTGGTGCAGAGCCGAAGGTGGAGGGATGGCCTGTGCTCCAGGACAGTGGAATATCATCGTTTAGATCAAAACGTTAACGAAGCGATGCCTTCCCTGAAAATAACCAATGATTACGTGTTTTGA